TGATTGTGTAATCATGTAATTAAAGAAGAGTGagatgagaaaaaaatggcaatGAGCAGAAAATTAATAGATTCATTAAAAAGCTAGATACATAAATGTGAAAATATATATTAATAGAATGTAGTGTGTAAAAGAATagattgaagaaagaggaGTGTTGGTCATTAAAAAGCAAgtaaataaataaatagatGAATGAATAAATAGATGAATGAATAAATAGATGAATGAATAAATTTGAGATAAACGAGTAAATTCTGAGAGCAAAAACATCAATTCCAGCTCAAGGACTGTAGTAAATCCATGTCGTCAGATTGAGAAGATAGCTGGACTTGAATATCTTTCTTGATCGATTGAGGGCTTTGTAGGTGAACTGAAGGATTAATAAAGCcattgttttcaaacaagGAAGGAGATGAGCCAAgggaagaggaagaggaatcaattgaagagattgaaGGGTTCTTGACATCATTCTCTGCACTTGGCAACTTCAATATTTCGTTCGAATAAAGTATAACTAGATCAACtttatttctgaaaatgCTAAAGTTCTCATTGTATCTATCAAAGTTCAAATTATAGGAGTTGAACTTTGATATGGTCTCACTGAGGCGGTTTGAATTGGAATCGATAGATCTAAATTTttggttgaatttcttaaaATCCGATATTAACCCAGGtaataattttgatttaaaACTTGACATATCAAATACGtcaatcaagaagaaatcaacttTAACGTTTGAATCAAAATCCATTAAtagattgaaaataaactttGTATCATTGAATTCGACAAAGGAAATCAATCTGTTGAATAAATTAGTATAGACTGGAGTTATATCCAATGGATCTATTGAACTGTTAGATAAGAATAGAGGAGAGTAACATAACTTTGACAGCACAAGACAAAAACATTCCAGAGAAATCTTCAAGTGAATTGGACATTTGAACAAATCTAGATATTTGATACTATCGTAGAAATCATTTGAAATTCGGATTATATCAGTGATTTGGTGATTGAGTAAATTCTCATTTTGGGGTTCAAAGAGGATAAATATTAAactcaagaaattgaaggaggATAAGATGGTTGAATACAATGAAGGAGCTAGAGAAGAGCCACTAAGAGAGGACAAATTTGACTTCATAGTGTTCAATTTAAATTTCCAGTTCGataatgatttcaacaacaatagGTCATTACTATTCACCGAGTGTGGGTCATTGTTGAATAAAAAGGTGTCCatcaatttggaaaacaaTATTGTGACATTTAGCATCTGGCCTATATAATTGGACTGTTCCTTTTGATCTTCAAGGACAAGGTCTATTTGTTGGCTCCATTTTAGACCCAATCTGAAGGAATAGAAGTTACCCAATATAAATATGGAAGACCAAACATTTTTCTCGTATTGTGATGACTTTTCATTGACGAGTTGATTTTTCTGGAGGCTATCCTTACAAACTTTCaaccattgaaaaattgaggTGTCCAATTCATCCTTTATATCATATTTGGTAGAATTCATCTTGGTGATGAAACAGCATAGTAGTAAAATTGGAGTAACTGAATCGAGAGTGTCTTTTCCCAcggaagaagaaatggcGGTAGTTGGAGTAGTGGACAAATCTGTGAATGACAAGATTTCTTTAATGATATATCGATTATAGATATCGATATTTCCCGTAATGATAAATACAATTGTCCAAAATAACAACTTATTTGTATTGAATAGATGGTCTATGTCTTTAATTTCAGAAAAAATTGGTAAGAAGGGTAAATAGTTTGCattgaaattatcaataaattggTTGATTTCTAAGTATGAGAAACAACAGATATCATTCAAGCTATAGAGTTTTATGTTTGGATTatcaaataatttttcatccaATTCTGCGTCTGTTAATTCTGGGGTGATTATATTACCAATTGATTGTTGACATTTATTCAAAGTAAAATTATGACTCGATTGGAGTTGAAGAGGAGTGTTGTTTTTGGGGTAGTTCATTAAACTCGTTGGGTTCGTTTCATTCATTAGACTTGTAGTGTTTGTTTCATTCATTAGACTGGTTGTAATTGTTTCATTCATTAAACTCGTAATAATTGTATCGTTCATTAAGTTGTTTGTAATTGTTTCGTTAGTAGGAATTAGTTGGGTCTTCTTAGTCTTGATTTTTCTCAGCTGCTGACTATTATAATTTTCTACGTTTATATGTGAGTTGTCTctcatttttgttttttctgatttcttATCTGATTCTCTTGCAttaccttcttcttcttcttcttcctcttcttcttcttcatcgtcatcgtcatcgtcgtcatcatcgtcgtcatcatcgtcatctgcttcctcctcttcctcttgttcttctgcCTCTTCTCTTCCTATATCTTGCTGTACATTTCCAAATCCACATCTGTTTTCATGACAATGACCATtatgattattttgatttgtgttttgagaaattgttgTTCCCATTGTACAGGAGTAATCCCTTGAACAAGAATCTATATTATTGATAAGTCCTGGAACTTTAATACCTTTTTCTCTACATAACGATTTCAGATAGAGGTCTTTCTCAATTAAATCATTAaccaatttcttcaaattctctATATCATTAGAGAGGTTTTTAATAATATTTGATCGTTTAACTGGAACAACAACTTCCAATTCGCAGACTAACCCTCTCTTAGCACATGAGGAACAAGAATAAGGGGCCACGTCAATATAATTACATTTAGTCTTGTGTTTCCTACACCTTGAACAGGATTTCAGATGTTTCAAGTTTGAGTGATTAGAAGGTAAATAAGATAGATTCAAATTTAGTGGGTTAATAATTCTAGCCAAATTTGGGGATGAAGGAGACGAAGTTTCAGGAGAAGGGTAGATCGAAGCAGATGAGGGTTTATGTCTCTTTACCAAAGGTTTAGAGGACAAACCTGAGAGATCCGATGGTCGTGATGATTCTGATGATTCTGATGTCTCTGATGTTTctgaggaagaagatgtaCAATGATGAATGATTTTTCTCTTATTTGTGATATTCAAAGACATGATGAGCTAATGAGATGAGTATATATTTCAGTATCTAAAAGCTTAGCACATGGAAGCGTTATAGAGGATAGTACAGTCAAAGAGGAtaagagaaagagaagataCAACAAGAGCCAAAAGGAGATGGCTCAGAAAGACAAGTAGGCAAGTACTCCTAATGACGAAAAACACCACAGCAGTACAAGATGGTTTAAAAAACGGGTTCTAGAGATacccaaaaaaaaaaaaaattcccTTGTACAAAAAGAGCAACAAAATAAAGGGCTCAATGTCATACCACCAAATAAAGGCCTTTTCACCGTAATGGTTTTAAAGTACGGCTTATTTCAGCTTAAAGCTGATCCTTACTGGCTATACTAATACAGATACGGGTAATAGTGGTGATGGTTTGGTAGTTACAAGTGATATCAATGGTAATAGTATTGGTAATTGATGTTATAGGTGATGGTAATATGGatgggttttttttttttcagtaaCAACCCCGATAATTTACTGCGGAAATTTCACTATTCTCGACATCCCGGCCATTGAAATAGAACAAATATGCATCAAAATAGGGGAATggggggaaaaaaatatctcAAATATTTTATCCGTCTTTACAGCTATTCCCGACGCGTGTGTTAAGGTCGCGGACTTGCGTTCCCACCTTCCGGAACCAATGGCATCCGCGCAATTTGCATATATTCTGTGCGGTTACCCGACAAAACTGCCCGGACCCCGCTCGGAGCCCGGCGGAAATGGCTTCTCAGAGAGAATTCGCCGGCAATTATAACAATCAGGCGGTCGGAGTCCGAGGAGAAAGTTACTATGGGGAGAGTGTCTTCATCGAGTAGGAGAGATTAGGAGAATGGTCCAAATGACGGGGAATTACGGGGAATGACTGGTAATCCGCGTAGTGTGTATTAGGGGGTCTGTGTTTGTATAGTGTATCTCTGTATCTATGTGTTTACGCCAGTGGAGAACTATGGAATAAGTCCCGGGATAGAGGGGGGAAGGGAGGGGGGAGGCTAAGGAGGTTGGAAAGAGGACCCTTTAAAAGGTAACCCCGGTTCGGTGTTAGGAGTGCATGTCTGTCGTCTCAGTTCGTTTCGTTGGATTCAAGAGCATAGTGGAACAGAGTTAGCCAAGTTGGGCCTTTACTGTTATTTGGATATATGTTTCTACTTTTATATATGTTTCTATTTGTATATGTTTCTATTTGTATATGTTTCTATTTGTATATGTTTCTATTTGTATATGTTTCTACTTGTATATATGTTTCTATTTACATACACACCAAGATTAGTAACTGTACGGTAAACTCAATGTGCATTCCCAAGGGTTCCCATGCCAGTTATTTCCCTTGTCAGCTACAAGTGAAACTGGACTGTGATTCACTATACCCTATTAGCCACCCTCTAAAGGGAGAGTAACGCGTACATCTGCCTTCGGCGTTTACGCCCATGCACTATAAGTACATTGACAATTCTATTTACGCGTTTATGGGGCGGCGTTAACCAAGTTCACCCTCTCTAAACGGCGCTTAGGCCCACGGTGTTTAGAATTTGAGATAATTAAAATTgcccttttctttttcctcaCTTTCGCGTGGTAGGGGGGGggggattttttttttccaatacGGCCAGCTCGTTGTTGCCCCTATCGGTTCTCTTCAAAGGTAACATTtaatatatgtatataaatatatatatatatatagatgtATTTTTCTAGATATAGTTGACTGAAATAGACAAGTGTCAATAAAAGACAGGACACCTACACCAACCCCAACCCCAACACCGTTTACTGCCGTCTTCACCCTCCAACTCGCTCCTCGTAACTCTCTACTTGGATGCTTTGCAGGTGCTCCCGCGTCTCGTCAAGACCAGCCTCGTCCTCCCCACATCCACAATCGTAGTCGTCTAAAATGCTAGTGCAATCGTAGATGGGCTTCTCTAATCGTTCATTGACCTTGTTATGGATAAAACACCCCCACATGGCAGCATTCTTGCGGCTGTTCAACTGGGGCGGATACCGTTTGAGCAACTTGATGAAATGACGAGCACAGTCACCACAAGGATACACCTGTGCAAACGAATCAATGTATTGAGAGACATGTTCACGTTCCCTTATTGACGGATCCTCGGGGTACCTCGCCAAGATCGTATGCAACACCTTCCATGCTGCCCGTCCGAGCTCTGCCTTGAGTGTCTCGTTACCCATCTTGGGCATGAACGGCATATCGACACCCTCTCCCCCATTGGTAACGTCCATCTCGCTGGCGACAACAGCATTCCCAGCTAAAATACTCCCGCCTGAAACAGGCTCATTCTGCACTTTGGTCTGTCCATTGCTCAACAAATGGTACACTAACAGAACCCCAATAACAACGGATATGAAAACTCCTCTGCTGTTTCTTAGTAGTCCTAGATGTTTCATGACGTTTCAATCTTATTAACTAACTAACCTACTCGAAATGATAATGACCTCCTGCTGTATCCGTGTGATGTTTCGAAATACGTAATATACCTACTCAATGGGGtatatatgtgtatattGCTCACTATTATAAGGCCCTGTAATTGGTATGCGTATAATTTACACtcacatatacatatatacaCTGATGTATATTCTTGCGTGTACagatatatacatatatatatgtatatgtatatatatatatatatatcgATAGTTTCCCATGCAGTATTGCCACGAGTGGATCGTCTcacgtttttttttttattcctTCACAATGGCGCGCTACAGTGACATGAATTTCTAGCCGTTTCACTTGAATGGCTCTCTTGTTAAATACTTTACTTCAACTATAATTCCACTAACAGCAACCGCTAAACCCACCATTATAACTGCAACCACACCCGCAGTCTAGCCCATATCTCCACCGGTACAGAGACATATAGCGTTCAAGTGCTTGCTCAGCCGAGTGCCTCCATACTCCTTCCTCCCCCTTTTGCGCCTTGCAATAACATGTCCAACCAGAGCAACAACAAACTGTTCAAAAACCCAATCGATGCATTCACCATCAACTCCGCCCGTGAAATGCACAGGCTTACTACAGGTAGTCGTAACCCTCCTGTTCTAAAAGTACACCAGCCCAATTCTGAGAATGGCCCTGCCTCAATTCCGAATTTAAATCGAGATCCTGCTCCAGATCCAATCCCAACTCCAACTACCGCCCCAACTCCTGCACCGTTCCTCGTACCTGCAACGCCTAGCCCGCATTGTAGGAACCCGTTGTGTAAAGACTGTGGGAAAGTCATCATCCCGGCTCCGGTCGCTACTTTCCCCGTGCAGGATACCCCGTCCATCTGTATAAACAACAAATGGTGCATTCTTACACAGAGGCTTCCCATCTTGAATGCACAGGAAATAGAGGAGTTCGAAGCCATTCTAGAAGGTATTCCTGTGCCCGAAATGATCTTTGGAAACAATAAGGTTGAAGTCTTCACGGTTGACAAGAAGTTCCATATAATGTTCAACACCTTGGATGCCTTGAAGTTGGTGGAAAGAAACCCATCCACTTTGATCAAGGTAAGTTACGCAAACGAATGGTTCAAAAGCAGGCAGTTGAAGCACGCAAACTCCGAAAACGTGTCTCTTGAAATGTACAAGCCCTACGATTGGACTTACACCTCTCACTATAAGGGGACGGTCTTGAGCGGAGAAGGGGCTTGGATCGTGGACAACGATAGAGAAATCCCCCTGGATAAGCTATCCAGTAACAATCCCATCAAATTCTATGACGACATGATCCTATACGAAGACGAATTGGGTGACAACGGTATCTCTGTTTTGAACATCAAAATTAGAGTCATGTCTAACTGTCTACTAATTCTACAACGGCTATTTATCAGGGTTGATGAGGTTTTGGTGCGAATCATTGATACTCGTCTCTATATTGATTTCGATACGGGACTCATCATCAGAGAACAGAAGCTCATGCAGGATGACTACCAAAACGTACTTGCCAAAGCTTCGGGTCCagacaagaagaaatggTTGAGAGACAACAATTGGTGTTCTGTCAACTTACCCATCTTACAAGTACAGAGAGAGTACCAAATTGTGGACTAATTGGTCTTCTCACGCAAATAcgataaaaaaaaaaaaaaaattactCGCGTAGATATACCACACTAACACAATACCGAATATCATATTACTCATGTATAAATCtacatatatttatatgaAGGACTGCTTCAAAATACCCTGacaatatttttaaatGTATTTCGATTTTGTCCTATCTTAaactttctctctctctttctttctctttctcaGTAATTTATCACTCCACTCTCAACAGTAGTGGCCAATTGAACTGGTATTCTCAGCACGAACTAAAAATGATTGGAATCAAACAGTTTCGTCAAATATCTACCATAAAcaggaggaaaaaattggcTGTTATTGGATCTGGTCCTTCGGCATTCTACACAGTTTTGAAcatcttgaagaaaaatgcaggtaatgttgaaattgatatGTTTGAGCAACATCCGTCCCCATTTGGACTCGTCAGGTACGGGGTAGCCCCAGACCATCCGGAAGTTAAGAACTGTATTGATCGGTTTAACGATATCTCCGAGTTCATAACTTTGGGCAATTTCAAGTATTTTGGTAACGTCCCTGTGTCTAAAGATTCTACCAAGTCTCTTTCGTTACAGGAATTGTATGATAACTATAATGATATCCTATATGCATATGGATCAAGCTTGCCCAACTTACCCGAAGTTGCAGGTATCGAGCATCCAGGCATAATCTCCTCTTAtgaatttgtcaattgGTATAACGGTCATCCAAATCACCAAGACTACGAAATTCCACTGAAGGAGGTGACCGATGTCTCTATTGTGGGCAATGGGAATGTAGCAATAGACATCGTTCGGATATTGCTTGCCCCAAGTGACGGATATTGGTCCAAGACCGACATCTCATCCAAAGCATTGGCAACTCTAGCTGAAAGTCGAGTCAAGCGGGTCAACGTGTTGGCTAGAAGAGGGGTTTTGGATAGCAAATTCACTAATAAAGAGTTGAGGGAACTGTTGGAAATGGATAAGCTAGGTGTCTATTTCCAAGGTTGGAATGATTCGTCATTCAAGGAGCAACTAGCCGATGTCAAGTTAAACAGAATCAACAAGAGACGGGTCTCCTTATTAAACAAATATAACCATCGGGAATTCagcaaagaagaagtcgAAAATGGGAAGTTTTGGAATCTACAGTACCTCAAGTCTCCAGTAGGGTTTAAGGTTCATAATGAGAGGCTACTCTCTGAGACAATTGTAGCTGAAAACCAGCtacttttcaaagatggCAAATGGACGATTGAGCAGTCGGGCAAGATAGGAGCCGTTAAGAACCAGCTGGTGATATTGGCGACTGGATACAAATGTGAACCGttgaaagaattcaaagaacTAGGTATACCATTTGAGAATGGCAGAATACCAAATAACAACggaaaagttgaaaatgtgGACCATTCATACTGTGTTGGATGGGTGAGCAATGCATCTCGGGGGAATATCAATTCTACGGTTGCCGATAGTGAAGTTGTTGCGGATACAATTCTAAGAGAGTGggagaaggaaaatgaggatgatgatgaaaagaagggGAGGGCAGTTATTGAAGGTATTCTCAAAGAGAGAGGCATGGAGCCGGTCGACTGGGAGAGATGGAATAAGATCCACCAATTGGAAAAACTACAAGGTTCAGTAAAGGGTAAACCGTACGAGAAGTTGGCATTCAATGACATGCTTGACAGGACAAGTCAAGACAAAACAAGACAAGACAGTGATTAAAAAAACTCTAAGGAaatttttgcttttgaatttaatTTTAGTTTCTATTATCTTGTCTTTACCCTTTCTTGCTTAATAAAAATTGCATTTCATTCATGtaaatataataaataGAATATAACGAGATCGATTTAAATAAAGGTGTCTATTATCCAAGCAATCTATATAACTAGTGAGTTATATAAATCAATGGTGTTCCTTTTCATGGGACAAATGGAAATAGTATTCAAGACCGTAACCTAACAATAAGAAACCAACAGCAAAGTGAAGAACTGGAGAGCCCTTGTTTCTGTATTTCTCTCTGTAGATAGCAAATGGGGTTCTTGGGGTTTCGACAGTAGCGTTACCTCTTGGAAGCTTTGAGTAGAATGCAACAATGCTTTGCATTCTCTTTGCAGCTGGGTTTGAACCCAAGTTAGCTGGAGAGGCAATCTTAGGAGGGATCAAGGTGGTGACTGTTCTTCTGAAAATGGTAGACATGACGATGGAACTGATCTTGTTGCAAGAGCAAGGGGGAGGGGGTAGAGTAGGGGATGTACGATGTATGTTCAGTTGAAAGCAAGGTGAACGAAATGGCCACTGTTGACTGTAACCTGCACCGACTCGTGTGTCCAACCAATTCGAGAGTTGCCTCTCTGTGgatttcctcctttttCGCTTTTTTGGGAGTTTCTCatttgacaaaaaaatcaatgcaaaattaatcaaaaataggataaaataaaataaaaaataaaaaataaaaaataaaaaataaaaaataaaaaataaaaaataaaaaataaaaaataaaaaataaaaaataaaaaataaaaaataaaaaataaaaaatttctATGTCCCCCTATACTCCCTTTCGCACTACTGTAATGGACTCACTATCTATTGATCCTCATGTCCATGACTGTTATACTGTAGAGCACAGAAATGGAACGATCCAAATGGacccttttccttctctttaTCCTCGTTTTCCTTTACCAGGTTCCCTCTAacaatttctcaaaaggGTACTACATAACCAACCACAAGACAAGGCAATTGTCTCATTGGACATCGGGAAAGATAACATGGTACAACTTCCATATCTCCGTTTTCTGTTCGTCTCGCCCCTGCACGTGATGCAGTCAGGCGGAGCGAGAAATTAGATTAGCAGAAAAGGCACTAGTTTGCATAGCACAAATTAATGTGCAAATTTAGTTCCCTTTTCCTCGTAGAAACAACGCAAATAGCCAATTataaagagagaaa
The window above is part of the Pichia kudriavzevii chromosome 1, complete sequence genome. Proteins encoded here:
- a CDS encoding uncharacterized protein (PKUD0A09240); this encodes MSLNITNKRKIIHHCTSSSSETSETSESSESSRPSDLSGLSSKPLVKRHKPSSASIYPSPETSSPSSPNLARIINPLNLNLSYLPSNHSNLKHLKSCSRCRKHKTKCNYIDVAPYSCSSCAKRGLVCELEVVVPVKRSNIIKNLSNDIENLKKLVNDLIEKDLYLKSLCREKGIKVPGLINNIDSCSRDYSCTMGTTISQNTNQNNHNGHCHENRCGFGNVQQDIGREEAEEQEEEEEADDDDDDDDDDDDDDDEEEEEEEEEEEGNARESDKKSEKTKMRDNSHINVENYNSQQLRKIKTKKTQLIPTNETITNNLMNDTIITSLMNETITTSLMNETNTTSLMNETNPTSLMNYPKNNTPLQLQSSHNFTLNKCQQSIGNIITPELTDAELDEKLFDNPNIKLYSLNDICCFSYLEINQFIDNFNANYLPFLPIFSEIKDIDHLFNTNKLLFWTIVFIITGNIDIYNRYIIKEILSFTDLSTTPTTAISSSVGKDTLDSVTPILLLCCFITKMNSTKYDIKDELDTSIFQWLKVCKDSLQKNQLVNEKSSQYEKNVWSSIFILGNFYSFRLGLKWSQQIDLVLEDQKEQSNYIGQMLNVTILFSKLMDTFLFNNDPHSVNSNDLLLLKSLSNWKFKLNTMKSNLSSLSGSSLAPSLYSTILSSFNFLSLIFILFEPQNENLLNHQITDIIRISNDFYDSIKYLDLFKCPIHLKISLECFCLVLSKLCYSPLFLSNSSIDPLDITPVYTNLFNRLISFVEFNDTKFIFNLLMDFDSNVKVDFFLIDVFDMSSFKSKLLPGLISDFKKFNQKFRSIDSNSNRLSETISKFNSYNLNFDRYNENFSIFRNKVDLVILYSNEILKLPSAENDVKNPSISSIDSSSSSLGSSPSLFENNGFINPSVHLQSPQSIKKDIQVQLSSQSDDMDLLQSLSWN
- a CDS encoding uncharacterized protein (PKUD0A09250; similar to Saccharomyces cerevisiae YPR037C (ERV2); ancestral locus Anc_7.456), which translates into the protein MKHLGLLRNSRGVFISVVIGVLLVYHLLSNGQTKVQNEPVSGGSILAGNAVVASEMDVTNGGEGVDMPFMPKMGNETLKAELGRAAWKVLHTILARYPEDPSIREREHVSQYIDSFAQVYPCGDCARHFIKLLKRYPPQLNSRKNAAMWGCFIHNKVNERLEKPIYDCTSILDDYDCGCGEDEAGLDETREHLQSIQVESYEERVGG
- a CDS encoding uncharacterized protein (PKUD0A09260; similar to Saccharomyces cerevisiae YPR040W (TIP41); ancestral locus Anc_7.457) — protein: MSNQSNNKLFKNPIDAFTINSAREMHRLTTGSRNPPVLKVHQPNSENGPASIPNLNRDPAPDPIPTPTTAPTPAPFLVPATPSPHCRNPLCKDCGKVIIPAPVATFPVQDTPSICINNKWCILTQRLPILNAQEIEEFEAILEGIPVPEMIFGNNKVEVFTVDKKFHIMFNTLDALKLVERNPSTLIKVSYANEWFKSRQLKHANSENVSLEMYKPYDWTYTSHYKGTVLSGEGAWIVDNDREIPLDKLSSNNPIKFYDDMILYEDELGDNGISVLNIKIRVMSNCLLILQRLFIRVDEVLVRIIDTRLYIDFDTGLIIREQKLMQDDYQNVLAKASGPDKKKWLRDNNWCSVNLPILQVQREYQIVD
- a CDS encoding uncharacterized protein (PKUD0A09270; similar to Saccharomyces cerevisiae YDR376W (ARH1); ancestral locus Anc_5.450); translation: MIGIKQFRQISTINRRKKLAVIGSGPSAFYTVLNILKKNAGNVEIDMFEQHPSPFGLVRYGVAPDHPEVKNCIDRFNDISEFITLGNFKYFGNVPVSKDSTKSLSLQELYDNYNDILYAYGSSLPNLPEVAGIEHPGIISSYEFVNWYNGHPNHQDYEIPLKEVTDVSIVGNGNVAIDIVRILLAPSDGYWSKTDISSKALATLAESRVKRVNVLARRGVLDSKFTNKELRELLEMDKLGVYFQGWNDSSFKEQLADVKLNRINKRRVSLLNKYNHREFSKEEVENGKFWNLQYLKSPVGFKVHNERLLSETIVAENQLLFKDGKWTIEQSGKIGAVKNQLVILATGYKCEPLKEFKELGIPFENGRIPNNNGKVENVDHSYCVGWVSNASRGNINSTVADSEVVADTILREWEKENEDDDEKKGRAVIEGILKERGMEPVDWERWNKIHQLEKLQGSVKGKPYEKLAFNDMLDRTSQDKTRQDSD
- a CDS encoding uncharacterized protein (PKUD0A09280; similar to Saccharomyces cerevisiae YDR377W (ATP17); ancestral locus Anc_5.451) — its product is MSTIFRRTVTTLIPPKIASPANLGSNPAAKRMQSIVAFYSKLPRGNATVETPRTPFAIYREKYRNKGSPVLHFAVGFLLLGYGLEYYFHLSHEKEHH